The following proteins come from a genomic window of Polaribacter dokdonensis:
- a CDS encoding RagB/SusD family nutrient uptake outer membrane protein: MKKILLLFTVSCVLISFNACTDLDEVLVGEQTESFNGSEPSFGSFDGGGAGPSDAINSAFAQLRESGSANHGGYWSVQSVSSDEMAITQKGGDWFDGGIWIDMHRHTYTSTNGPINGAWGQQYSAIGECNNLLAGSLDANQTAQVRALRAFFYYRLLDMWGNVKIVTTPGVDAPQSNRAQVFNFVETELLAALGVPSITAGMDLSASPLTTDQEVYRINQFAALGLLAKLYLNAEVYTGTPRYSEAAMAAGYVIDNGGYMLVDSGYQVENPGKRPAVDTDPDMLSGYATIFAPNNGNNPEMVWSIPYDNVSGPNMNFARMTLHYANQFSYNLSSQPWNGYSALEEFYNSYDAADDRKKANFIIGTQLDYQGSVIVDYAESSDLELTYTAAINELEPNASREGGARLGKFSFRQGGQDNMDNDYPIIRLGDLYLIRAEGMARAAGDWNMALSDVNTIRNRAGLTTPLGSLTADEFLAERGREMFMEVTRRQDLIRFGKWGDSWWEKTNSDAHKTLFPIPQEQIDASGGTLTQNPGY; the protein is encoded by the coding sequence ATGAAAAAAATACTTTTATTATTTACAGTTTCTTGTGTTCTGATTTCTTTCAACGCTTGTACAGATTTAGATGAAGTACTTGTAGGTGAACAAACAGAATCATTTAACGGCTCAGAACCATCTTTTGGTAGTTTTGATGGTGGAGGTGCAGGACCTTCAGATGCAATAAACTCTGCATTCGCTCAATTAAGAGAATCAGGATCAGCAAACCATGGTGGTTATTGGTCAGTTCAATCTGTATCTTCAGATGAAATGGCAATTACGCAAAAAGGTGGTGACTGGTTTGATGGTGGAATTTGGATTGACATGCACAGACATACTTATACTTCTACTAATGGACCAATTAATGGTGCTTGGGGTCAGCAGTATAGTGCAATTGGTGAGTGTAATAACTTATTAGCTGGTAGCTTAGATGCAAATCAAACTGCTCAAGTTAGAGCGTTAAGAGCATTTTTCTACTACAGGTTATTAGACATGTGGGGTAATGTAAAAATTGTTACAACCCCAGGTGTAGATGCTCCTCAGTCAAATAGAGCTCAAGTTTTCAACTTTGTTGAAACTGAATTATTAGCTGCTTTAGGTGTACCTTCTATTACTGCAGGTATGGATTTATCAGCAAGTCCTTTAACAACAGACCAAGAAGTTTACAGAATTAATCAATTCGCAGCTTTAGGTTTATTAGCTAAATTATATTTAAATGCTGAAGTATATACAGGTACTCCAAGATATTCAGAAGCTGCAATGGCTGCAGGGTATGTAATTGACAATGGAGGATATATGTTAGTGGATAGTGGATACCAAGTAGAAAACCCAGGTAAAAGACCTGCAGTAGATACAGATCCAGATATGTTAAGTGGTTATGCAACTATTTTTGCACCTAATAACGGAAACAACCCAGAAATGGTTTGGTCTATTCCTTATGACAATGTTTCAGGACCAAATATGAACTTTGCACGTATGACTTTGCACTATGCAAATCAGTTTTCGTACAACTTATCATCTCAGCCTTGGAATGGATATTCAGCTTTAGAAGAATTTTATAATTCTTATGATGCTGCAGATGATCGTAAAAAAGCGAACTTTATCATTGGTACTCAATTAGATTATCAAGGATCTGTAATTGTAGATTATGCAGAATCATCAGATTTAGAGCTAACTTATACAGCAGCAATAAACGAATTAGAGCCAAATGCTTCTAGAGAAGGTGGTGCACGTTTAGGGAAATTCAGCTTTAGACAAGGTGGACAAGATAATATGGATAATGATTACCCAATTATACGTTTAGGTGATTTATATTTAATAAGAGCAGAAGGTATGGCTAGAGCTGCAGGAGACTGGAACATGGCTTTGTCTGATGTAAATACTATAAGAAATAGAGCAGGTTTAACAACTCCTTTAGGCTCTTTAACTGCTGATGAATTTTTAGCAGAAAGAGGTAGAGAAATGTTTATGGAGGTTACGCGTCGTCAAGATTTAATCCGTTTTGGAAAATGGGGTGATTCTTGGTGGGAGAAAACTAACAGCGATGCTCACAAGACATTGTTCCCAATTCCACAAGAGCAGATTGATGCAAGTGGAGGAACTTTGACTCAAAATCCTGGATATTAA